The Anaerolineae bacterium genome window below encodes:
- a CDS encoding ROK family protein: MSKKGKAPYIGVDLGGTKILAAVISRKGKILSEAKSPTPDREGPEVVIARVAETVQQAARAAEIDPGDAAGLGIGAPGVVEAATGVVRFAPNLPHWDEVPLGHKLSEALGLPVVVGNDVDVATFGEYALGAGAGCRSVAGIFPGTGIGGALILDGKLHTGARGSAAEIGHITLLADGPVCGCGRRGCAEALASRTALERDLRAAMRFGRRTVLTDLMDAEGRIRSGALAKAAAANDLLVLEVLFRTAHYLGLLAGSIANLIDPEVIIFGGGLIEACEEWLMPTIRATAQQHFINRLDIEKVRIEVATLGDYAGVLGAAMLAQATFNNA, from the coding sequence ATGAGCAAGAAGGGCAAAGCGCCTTACATCGGTGTTGACCTGGGCGGCACCAAAATCCTGGCCGCTGTGATCTCCCGTAAAGGCAAAATCCTCAGCGAGGCCAAGTCCCCCACGCCTGACCGCGAAGGGCCGGAAGTGGTCATCGCCCGCGTGGCTGAGACCGTCCAGCAGGCGGCCAGGGCTGCTGAGATCGATCCCGGCGACGCCGCCGGTCTGGGCATCGGCGCGCCGGGCGTGGTAGAGGCGGCGACGGGCGTGGTGCGCTTTGCCCCCAACCTGCCGCACTGGGACGAAGTCCCGCTGGGGCACAAGCTCTCGGAGGCGTTGGGCCTGCCAGTGGTGGTAGGCAATGACGTTGACGTAGCCACCTTTGGCGAATACGCGCTGGGGGCCGGGGCGGGCTGCCGCAGCGTGGCCGGAATCTTCCCCGGCACGGGCATCGGCGGCGCATTGATCCTGGATGGCAAGCTGCACACCGGCGCGCGTGGCTCCGCCGCCGAGATCGGCCATATCACCCTGCTGGCTGACGGGCCGGTCTGCGGTTGCGGGCGGCGCGGGTGCGCCGAGGCGCTGGCCAGCCGTACGGCCCTGGAGCGCGACCTGCGGGCGGCCATGCGCTTTGGCCGGCGTACCGTCCTGACCGATCTGATGGACGCTGAAGGGCGCATCCGCAGCGGGGCGCTGGCCAAGGCGGCAGCGGCCAACGATCTGCTGGTGCTGGAAGTGCTGTTCCGGACGGCTCACTATCTGGGTCTGCTGGCCGGGTCAATCGCCAACCTGATCGATCCGGAGGTGATCATCTTCGGCGGCGGGCTGATCGAAGCCTGCGAGGAATGGCTGATGCCCACCATCCGGGCGACCGCCCAGCAGCATTTCATCAACCGGCTGGATATCGAAAAAGTGCGCATTGAGGTGGCGACGCTGGGCGATTACGCGGGCGTACTGGGGGCCGCGATGCTGGCCCAGGCCACGTTCAACAACGCTTAG
- a CDS encoding 4Fe-4S dicluster domain-containing protein: protein MGDEPAVRRLIVAIDRIVCKGCTRCLGVRACPTGALENTGRGQPPRFHAERCQGCLECVAACPIGGLRPVEA from the coding sequence ATGGGGGACGAACCGGCAGTGCGGCGGTTGATCGTGGCCATAGATCGGATAGTGTGCAAAGGCTGCACGCGCTGCCTGGGTGTGCGCGCCTGCCCGACCGGCGCGCTGGAGAATACCGGTCGCGGCCAGCCGCCGCGCTTTCACGCCGAACGATGCCAGGGATGCCTGGAATGCGTAGCCGCCTGCCCGATCGGCGGGCTGCGGCCGGTTGAAGCCTAA
- the rsmG gene encoding 16S rRNA (guanine(527)-N(7))-methyltransferase RsmG gives MDGHTREIHLSRLPAHARTLFGLELTAEQQRAFRIMAGELVAWNERVNLTAITEPEAIEIRHFLDSLSVLRAVKLRPGCRVIDVGTGAGFPGLPLRIVQPQIALTLVEATGKKIEYLQHVLERLAIRDVSLVYGRAEEIGQQPEHREQYDVALARAVARLPVLVEYLLPLLRIGGRMVALKGESAAQEASAAQAALRLLGGELQRLIPVELPEVAETHYLVVIDKVAASPAKYPRRPGVPARKPL, from the coding sequence GTGGATGGACACACGCGAGAGATACACCTGAGCCGGCTGCCAGCCCATGCCCGGACGCTGTTCGGCCTGGAACTGACGGCGGAGCAACAAAGGGCCTTCCGGATCATGGCCGGGGAGCTGGTGGCCTGGAATGAGCGGGTCAACCTGACGGCCATCACCGAACCGGAGGCGATTGAGATCCGCCATTTCCTTGATTCCCTCTCTGTGCTTCGGGCGGTCAAGTTGCGACCCGGTTGCCGGGTCATCGATGTTGGGACGGGGGCGGGCTTCCCTGGTTTGCCGCTGCGCATCGTCCAGCCGCAGATCGCCCTGACCCTGGTGGAGGCCACCGGCAAGAAGATCGAATACCTTCAGCATGTGCTCGAACGGCTGGCCATCCGCGATGTCAGCCTGGTTTATGGCCGGGCGGAAGAGATCGGCCAGCAGCCAGAGCACCGCGAGCAGTATGATGTGGCCCTGGCTCGCGCGGTGGCCCGTCTGCCCGTGCTGGTGGAATATCTGCTGCCTCTGTTGCGGATCGGCGGGCGGATGGTCGCGCTCAAGGGGGAAAGCGCCGCTCAGGAAGCCAGCGCGGCACAGGCGGCCCTGCGCCTGCTGGGCGGCGAGTTGCAGCGCCTGATCCCGGTTGAACTGCCGGAAGTCGCCGAAACCCATTATCTGGTCGTGATCGACAAAGTTGCCGCCAGCCCGGCCAAATATCCCCGTCGGCCGGGTGTCCCGGCCCGCAAGCCGTTGTGA